In the genome of Deinococcus deserti VCD115, one region contains:
- the cdd gene encoding cytidine deaminase: protein MNNPNVLNLVPDPQLLEGAVAAFKQAYAPYSRFRVGAALRTADGRVYFGANVENASYGLGRCAEQSAVQAMATAGAREFTDIVVYSEASPPASPCGACRQVLYEFAPDARVVCVNQDGEILSGLVRDFLPHGFRLEQPEQAEAVAE, encoded by the coding sequence ATGAATAACCCCAATGTCCTTAACCTCGTGCCAGATCCCCAGCTGCTGGAAGGCGCTGTTGCCGCGTTCAAGCAGGCTTACGCGCCGTATAGCAGGTTCCGGGTCGGCGCTGCCCTACGTACCGCAGACGGACGGGTCTACTTTGGCGCCAACGTAGAAAATGCCAGCTACGGCCTGGGGCGCTGCGCGGAACAGAGCGCCGTCCAGGCCATGGCCACGGCGGGAGCCCGCGAATTTACGGACATCGTGGTGTACTCGGAAGCCAGCCCTCCGGCCAGCCCATGCGGAGCCTGTCGTCAGGTGCTTTACGAATTTGCACCGGATGCGCGGGTCGTTTGCGTCAATCAGGACGGGGAGATTCTAAGCGGTCTAGTAAGGGATTTCCTGCCGCATGGCTTTCGACTGGAACAGCCAGAACAGGCTGAGGCTGTCGCGGAGTAA
- a CDS encoding PAS domain-containing protein: protein MSFLPTGRPADQARNAPTSLSQDLLELLDLINGIVWEADPETGRNTFVSAMVESLLGYTQSEWTTAPGFWEDRIHPDDRDRVLAETDRLIGIGAPYELDYRLQASDGRYVWIRDRITPRFDERGRMVKLGGVMMDITAQKKTEDQLRSAHDRLAKVFSASPVGIGLTGLQSGRVMDTNDALLEIIGCSREAFVGSGLEQVDPWVNPRDRDEIVQGLKEGGSVRDFESQLHHFPTGELRDVLLSAELLNLDSEDVLLIITQDMTERKKTEAALSASEARFKALVQHSSDMVSVVNRGGYMTYTSPSLIHILGYPADEMLRRQVMDFLHPDEFGEIQEAFAQTVFGGPGTTRTLTSRFQHRDGTYRWLEWVATNRLDDPHVRGIVMNSRDVSERKASEEALEESRRTFEVLFEHSPDAIMLIDFEGIMPIVHCNEVAAVMNGYTRDELIGQSVYITVPHGDTLMADPAADHQFRESVRAQGRLRMESTHRRKDGSLFPIEIHLALVNIGGRELMLSIERDISERKAAEEALRASQSRLLSSEKLASLGRLTAGLAHEVNTPLAATMNYLHEAARLAREYRDSVGVSEVTEDDHREIATELCGAIEEGAKTAARIGEFIRSMRGHTRDTVSGVQDFDAVKMASETLIMVAHEARSAGIDLLLEQPKSPVELRGEPGRFTQVLTNLVVNSVHACSDSGRPKGQVTVSFDTDNGRTVMRVSDTGTGIPAEILPRIFDPMFTTKDVGKGTGLGLSIIHDIVTGHFHGDIAVETEVGVGTTFVVTFPPLAAT, encoded by the coding sequence ATGTCTTTCCTTCCTACCGGGCGTCCTGCAGATCAGGCGAGGAATGCCCCAACAAGCCTGAGCCAGGACCTTCTGGAACTACTGGACCTGATCAACGGAATCGTCTGGGAAGCGGATCCTGAGACTGGCCGCAACACCTTTGTCTCTGCGATGGTCGAGTCTCTTCTCGGCTATACGCAGAGTGAATGGACGACTGCTCCCGGCTTCTGGGAGGACCGGATCCATCCCGACGACCGGGACCGAGTCCTGGCAGAAACCGACCGGCTCATTGGAATCGGCGCACCATATGAACTTGACTACCGCCTTCAGGCCAGCGACGGGCGATACGTATGGATACGGGACCGCATTACCCCGAGGTTCGATGAAAGGGGGCGGATGGTTAAGCTCGGCGGCGTCATGATGGACATTACGGCACAGAAGAAGACGGAAGACCAGCTGCGATCAGCGCATGACCGGTTGGCCAAAGTATTCTCTGCCAGTCCGGTGGGAATCGGGCTTACCGGCCTTCAGAGCGGGCGCGTCATGGACACCAATGATGCCCTTCTCGAGATCATCGGCTGCTCCCGGGAAGCTTTTGTAGGCAGTGGTCTGGAGCAGGTCGATCCATGGGTCAACCCACGGGACCGGGACGAGATCGTTCAGGGGCTCAAGGAGGGCGGCAGCGTACGTGATTTCGAGAGCCAGCTGCATCACTTCCCTACCGGCGAACTGCGGGATGTGCTTCTGTCTGCCGAACTGCTGAACCTGGACAGCGAGGATGTCCTGTTGATCATTACTCAGGACATGACCGAGCGCAAGAAAACAGAAGCGGCGCTGTCAGCCAGTGAAGCGCGGTTCAAGGCACTGGTTCAGCACAGCAGCGACATGGTGTCCGTCGTTAACCGCGGTGGCTACATGACCTACACCAGCCCGTCGCTGATCCACATCCTGGGATATCCAGCGGATGAAATGCTCCGACGGCAGGTGATGGATTTTCTGCACCCGGATGAATTCGGAGAAATTCAGGAGGCATTTGCCCAGACGGTATTTGGTGGCCCGGGAACAACGCGTACCCTGACGAGCCGCTTCCAGCATCGGGACGGCACTTACCGGTGGCTGGAGTGGGTGGCCACCAACCGACTCGACGACCCACATGTCCGGGGCATTGTCATGAACTCGCGTGATGTCAGTGAGCGCAAGGCCTCTGAAGAAGCGCTGGAAGAAAGCCGCCGTACCTTCGAAGTCCTGTTTGAGCACTCTCCGGACGCCATCATGCTGATCGATTTCGAGGGCATCATGCCTATTGTGCACTGCAACGAGGTGGCGGCAGTCATGAACGGCTACACCAGAGACGAGCTGATCGGGCAGAGCGTTTACATCACTGTGCCCCATGGGGACACACTCATGGCTGACCCTGCCGCCGATCATCAGTTCCGGGAAAGCGTCCGAGCGCAGGGGCGCCTACGCATGGAGTCCACGCACCGGCGGAAGGACGGCAGCCTCTTTCCGATCGAAATTCACCTTGCCCTGGTCAACATCGGCGGCCGGGAACTGATGCTGAGTATCGAGCGCGATATCTCCGAACGTAAGGCTGCGGAGGAGGCGCTCAGGGCCAGTCAGAGCCGGCTGCTGTCCAGCGAGAAGCTGGCCAGTCTGGGACGCCTGACGGCCGGATTGGCTCATGAGGTCAACACCCCCCTGGCCGCGACCATGAACTATCTGCATGAGGCGGCGCGTCTGGCCCGGGAATACAGGGACTCGGTGGGCGTTTCTGAAGTCACCGAAGACGATCACCGCGAGATTGCCACTGAATTGTGTGGCGCCATCGAGGAAGGGGCCAAAACGGCCGCGCGTATTGGAGAATTCATCCGGAGTATGCGTGGCCATACCCGGGACACCGTCAGTGGTGTACAGGATTTTGACGCGGTGAAAATGGCTTCTGAAACGCTGATTATGGTGGCGCACGAAGCCAGGAGTGCTGGAATCGATCTGTTGCTCGAGCAGCCCAAAAGCCCGGTTGAGTTACGAGGTGAACCAGGGCGCTTTACGCAAGTGCTCACCAACCTGGTGGTCAATTCCGTACATGCCTGTTCGGACAGCGGCCGCCCGAAAGGACAGGTAACGGTCAGCTTTGACACCGATAACGGGCGTACGGTGATGCGGGTGTCCGATACGGGGACAGGCATTCCCGCCGAAATTCTGCCGCGTATCTTCGACCCGATGTTTACGACCAAGGACGTGGGGAAAGGCACCGGCCTGGGGCTGTCGATCATCCACGACATCGTGACCGGGCACTTTCACGGCGACATAGCTGTGGAAACGGAAGTTGGGGTAGGTACGACATTTGTAGTCACGTTTCCACCACTGGCTGCAACATGA
- a CDS encoding response regulator codes for MRPTLRILLLEPDPGDLLLVQEALSRHPAVAVTCCQCAADVLSALRDPDLTLPHLILMEPYLPKESGVDLIRTIKNDPRSGFIPLIALSSVDDMASVALAYSLGVSSYVLKPSTYKDFEARLDAMLNFWHFAGQHLPVAQ; via the coding sequence ATGAGGCCTACCCTGCGCATTCTTCTTCTGGAGCCAGATCCTGGTGATCTGCTGCTGGTGCAGGAAGCCCTGTCCCGACATCCTGCGGTGGCTGTGACTTGCTGTCAGTGCGCTGCCGATGTGCTCAGTGCCCTTCGTGATCCGGACCTTACCCTCCCACACCTGATTCTGATGGAGCCTTATCTGCCCAAAGAGTCCGGTGTTGACCTCATCCGTACAATAAAAAACGATCCCAGGTCAGGATTTATTCCCCTGATCGCACTGTCCAGCGTTGATGACATGGCATCGGTTGCTCTGGCTTACAGCCTTGGAGTGAGTTCTTACGTATTGAAACCCTCGACCTACAAGGACTTTGAAGCAAGGCTTGACGCCATGCTGAACTTCTGGCACTTCGCCGGTCAGCATCTCCCGGTCGCCCAGTAG
- a CDS encoding response regulator, producing MEQAFLTLRGPESPWPDVVVLDMNPSGLDGLSLLAAIKSDPQLAHLPVVMLSDSGRPDIVQPYTLRATACIVKAPEKLMVVRQTMRWWTSGSCAG from the coding sequence GTGGAACAGGCATTTCTGACTCTCCGGGGCCCCGAGAGCCCGTGGCCTGATGTGGTTGTCCTTGATATGAATCCGTCAGGCCTGGATGGGTTGAGCCTTCTGGCAGCCATCAAGAGTGATCCCCAGCTGGCTCACCTGCCAGTGGTGATGCTCTCCGATTCCGGGCGTCCAGACATTGTGCAGCCCTACACTCTTCGTGCCACCGCCTGCATCGTCAAGGCCCCAGAAAAGTTAATGGTTGTTCGGCAGACAATGCGCTGGTGGACTTCTGGAAGCTGTGCCGGGTAA
- the aceA gene encoding isocitrate lyase translates to MTSTPRTPAEILEKTWKTEERWQGIRRNYSADEVVRLRGSLPIEHTLAKHGANKLWRLMKEEPFVNALGALTGNQAMQQVKAGLKAIYLSGWQVAGDANNAGQMYPDQSLYPASSVPDVVKRINNTLRRADQIQHSEGKHDIDYFVPIVADAEAGFGGPLNAFELMKAMIEAGAAGVHFEDQLASEKKCGHLGGKVLVPTSQFIRTLNAARLAADVSGVPTVLIARTDADAANLLTSDIDENDRPFTTGERTPEGFYYVKPGIEQAISRALAYAPYADVIWCETSVPNLEDARRFAEAVHAQFPGKLLAYNCSPSFNWKKNLDDETIAKFQVELGKMGYKFQFITLAGFHSLNMSMFDLAYGYARSQMSAFVELQEREFAAQERGFTAIKHQREVGTGYFDLVSTAAGGGQSSTTALAGSTEAEQFGKELAGAHD, encoded by the coding sequence ATGACCTCTACCCCCCGCACGCCCGCCGAAATCCTGGAGAAGACCTGGAAAACCGAAGAACGCTGGCAGGGCATCCGCCGCAACTACAGCGCCGATGAAGTCGTCCGTCTGCGCGGCAGCCTGCCCATCGAGCACACCCTGGCCAAGCACGGCGCGAACAAGCTGTGGCGCCTGATGAAAGAGGAGCCCTTCGTCAACGCCCTGGGCGCCCTGACCGGCAACCAGGCCATGCAGCAGGTCAAGGCGGGGCTCAAGGCCATCTACCTGAGCGGCTGGCAGGTTGCCGGTGACGCCAACAACGCCGGGCAGATGTACCCCGACCAGAGCCTGTACCCCGCTTCCAGCGTGCCGGACGTGGTCAAACGCATCAACAATACCCTGCGCCGCGCCGACCAGATCCAGCACAGCGAAGGTAAGCACGACATCGACTACTTCGTGCCCATCGTCGCTGACGCCGAGGCCGGCTTTGGTGGGCCCCTCAATGCCTTCGAGCTGATGAAGGCCATGATCGAGGCGGGCGCCGCCGGCGTGCACTTCGAAGATCAGCTGGCCAGCGAGAAGAAGTGCGGTCACCTGGGCGGCAAGGTGCTGGTGCCCACAAGCCAGTTCATCCGGACCCTGAACGCTGCGCGCCTCGCCGCCGACGTCAGTGGCGTGCCTACGGTCCTGATCGCCCGTACCGACGCCGACGCTGCCAACCTGCTGACCAGTGACATCGACGAGAACGACCGGCCCTTCACCACCGGTGAGCGCACGCCAGAGGGCTTCTACTACGTCAAGCCCGGCATTGAGCAGGCGATCAGCCGCGCCCTGGCCTACGCCCCCTACGCCGACGTGATCTGGTGTGAGACCAGCGTGCCCAACCTGGAAGACGCCCGGCGCTTTGCAGAAGCTGTGCACGCCCAGTTCCCCGGCAAGCTGCTGGCGTACAACTGCAGCCCCAGCTTCAACTGGAAGAAGAACCTCGACGACGAAACCATTGCCAAATTCCAGGTGGAACTCGGCAAGATGGGCTACAAGTTCCAGTTCATCACCCTGGCTGGTTTCCACAGCCTGAACATGAGCATGTTCGATCTCGCCTACGGGTACGCCCGCAGCCAGATGAGCGCCTTCGTGGAACTGCAGGAGCGCGAGTTCGCTGCGCAGGAACGCGGGTTTACGGCCATCAAGCACCAGCGCGAGGTCGGCACCGGCTACTTCGACCTGGTCAGTACGGCAGCCGGCGGCGGCCAGAGCAGCACAACCGCCCTGGCAGGCAGCACTGAAGCAGAGCAGTTCGGCAAGGAGCTGGCTGGCGCGCACGACTGA
- the aceB gene encoding malate synthase A, whose amino-acid sequence MTQTTLTRIQYQPHPDAGRVLTAGALAFLDELHTRFDARRRELLKARQERQQQLDAGELPDFLPDTAHIRAADWKIAPLPADLLDRRVEITGPVDRKMVINALNSGARVFMADFEDANSPTWANCIEGQVNLMDAVRRTIALEQGGKSYRLNDTTATLLVRPRGLHLEEKHATLGGEVLSGSLFDFGLYAYHNAQERTTQGTGLYFYIPKLESHLEARWWNDVFTFTEETLGLTRGTIRATVLIETILAAFEMDEILYELREHSAGLNCGRWDYIFSFIKKFRSRHDKILPDRAVVTMATPMMQNYSKLAIQTCHRRGAPAIGGMSAFIPVKNDEAANERAFAQVQADKEREATNGHDGTWVAHPGMVALATEVFDRLMPGPNQIDSGKQADLKITAADLLTPPEGHITEGGVNTNVDVSIQYIAAWLEGRGAVPIHNLMEDAATAEISRAQLWQWAHHEQRTDEGTPITPEGLTRLIDAHAARLKAEQPGREDRISEAATLLKRLVTQEQFEDFLTLPGYQHLA is encoded by the coding sequence ATGACGCAGACGACCCTCACCCGCATACAGTACCAGCCGCACCCCGACGCGGGCCGCGTGCTGACCGCAGGTGCCCTGGCATTCCTGGACGAACTCCATACCCGTTTTGATGCCCGTCGCCGTGAACTGCTCAAAGCCCGTCAGGAGCGCCAGCAACAGCTCGACGCCGGCGAGCTTCCTGACTTCCTGCCGGACACCGCCCACATCCGGGCTGCTGACTGGAAGATCGCGCCGTTGCCCGCTGACCTGCTTGACCGCCGCGTTGAGATCACCGGTCCGGTGGACCGCAAGATGGTAATCAACGCCCTGAACAGCGGGGCCCGCGTGTTCATGGCCGACTTCGAGGACGCCAACAGCCCCACCTGGGCCAACTGCATCGAGGGTCAGGTCAACCTGATGGACGCAGTGCGCCGGACCATTGCTCTGGAACAGGGCGGCAAAAGCTACCGTCTGAATGACACGACGGCCACCCTGCTGGTTCGCCCCCGCGGCCTTCACCTGGAAGAAAAGCACGCCACCCTGGGCGGTGAAGTTCTGTCAGGAAGCCTGTTCGACTTTGGGCTGTACGCCTACCACAACGCGCAGGAGCGCACCACCCAGGGAACGGGGCTGTACTTCTACATTCCCAAGCTGGAATCCCACCTCGAAGCGCGCTGGTGGAACGACGTTTTCACCTTTACGGAAGAGACCCTCGGCCTGACGCGAGGCACCATCCGCGCCACCGTGCTGATCGAAACCATCCTGGCTGCCTTCGAGATGGACGAGATTCTCTACGAGCTGCGCGAGCACAGTGCGGGTCTGAACTGCGGGCGCTGGGATTACATCTTCAGCTTCATCAAGAAGTTCCGCAGCCGGCACGACAAGATCCTGCCAGACCGCGCCGTGGTCACCATGGCCACGCCCATGATGCAGAACTACAGCAAGCTGGCCATCCAGACCTGTCACCGGCGCGGCGCCCCGGCAATCGGCGGCATGAGCGCTTTTATCCCGGTCAAGAACGACGAAGCGGCCAACGAACGTGCCTTCGCACAGGTTCAGGCCGATAAGGAACGCGAAGCCACCAACGGCCACGACGGCACCTGGGTCGCCCACCCCGGCATGGTCGCGCTGGCTACCGAAGTCTTCGACCGCCTGATGCCCGGACCCAACCAGATCGACAGCGGCAAGCAGGCAGACCTGAAGATCACAGCTGCTGACCTGCTGACCCCTCCTGAAGGGCACATTACAGAAGGCGGCGTCAACACCAACGTGGACGTCAGCATCCAGTACATCGCCGCCTGGCTCGAAGGACGCGGCGCGGTGCCCATCCACAACCTGATGGAAGACGCTGCTACCGCCGAGATCAGCCGCGCGCAGCTGTGGCAGTGGGCACATCACGAACAGCGCACCGACGAAGGCACGCCCATCACCCCTGAAGGCCTGACCCGCCTGATCGACGCCCACGCCGCGCGCCTGAAGGCTGAACAGCCCGGCCGTGAGGACCGCATTTCCGAAGCTGCCACTCTCCTCAAGCGCCTGGTGACCCAGGAGCAATTCGAGGACTTCCTGACCCTGCCCGGCTACCAGCACCTGGCCTGA
- a CDS encoding HAD family hydrolase produces MTDSKLPTRHVAFDWGGVFTVGTFDGRSTQNLADLTGVPVERVRESYFRHVRQLEVGAWTLPHFWTVMQEEAGLPLPYGDFEALYLGSVLDNLPMYDTLAALPAEVQVGLLSNNYPVVSDHLRRDARFGRFDALVFSNEIGHKKPAPEAFAALEAAMGVPASQVAFVDDVQENIDAANAAGFYGLLYHHDHHADFEARLGEWLNTAPPVR; encoded by the coding sequence ATGACCGATTCCAAGTTGCCGACCCGCCATGTGGCCTTTGACTGGGGTGGCGTGTTCACCGTGGGAACCTTCGACGGCCGCAGCACACAGAACCTCGCTGACCTGACAGGAGTTCCCGTAGAGCGCGTTCGTGAAAGCTACTTCCGTCACGTGCGGCAGCTGGAAGTGGGCGCCTGGACCCTGCCGCACTTCTGGACCGTCATGCAGGAGGAAGCTGGCCTGCCGCTCCCTTACGGTGATTTCGAGGCCCTCTACCTGGGCAGTGTGCTGGATAACCTGCCGATGTACGACACCCTGGCCGCCCTGCCTGCTGAAGTGCAGGTTGGTCTGCTCAGTAACAACTATCCGGTGGTCAGCGACCACCTGCGGCGCGACGCCCGTTTCGGCCGGTTTGACGCCCTGGTGTTCAGTAATGAGATCGGTCATAAGAAACCCGCTCCTGAAGCTTTTGCAGCTCTGGAAGCGGCCATGGGAGTACCAGCCTCTCAGGTGGCCTTTGTGGATGACGTTCAGGAGAATATCGACGCAGCCAACGCGGCAGGATTCTATGGACTGCTCTACCACCATGATCATCACGCCGACTTCGAGGCGCGGCTAGGCGAATGGCTGAACACTGCGCCACCCGTGCGGTAA
- a CDS encoding DHH family phosphoesterase produces MIAHNDSSPHYAKEVRSAAELLRLHPGPIVVVAHENPDGDALGSVLGLTRALRAMGREVIAPMTVPRYLSFLPGLGELSEPLTSWPEGALLAVLDVDNNDAARVAGGDLSTFSGPVVNLDHHGTNLRQATAGVVDPAKPAAAMIVADVIDALGVEWSEAIATPLMLGMITDTGNFRFNSVTPEAFETAARLRSHGARLGWLSDQLSQNPRTYYLLLREVLGGLEFLHDGRVVLARVDEEMLARAGASWEEVESYVSMLRNAEGAQLAVMIKDYGHRVKLSLRSRGNVSAQNVAVALGGGGHVPAAGASIDAPYPEARARLDAAILAELTRSAAEG; encoded by the coding sequence GTGATTGCCCACAACGATTCCAGCCCTCACTATGCCAAGGAAGTTCGTAGCGCCGCCGAGCTGTTACGCCTGCACCCTGGGCCGATCGTCGTGGTGGCGCACGAGAATCCTGATGGCGACGCCTTGGGCAGCGTCCTCGGACTGACCCGGGCCCTGCGCGCCATGGGCCGGGAAGTCATTGCACCGATGACCGTGCCGCGCTACCTGAGCTTCCTGCCCGGGCTGGGGGAACTGAGCGAACCGCTGACCTCGTGGCCCGAAGGCGCGTTACTGGCCGTACTGGATGTGGACAATAATGACGCCGCCCGGGTAGCTGGAGGTGACCTGAGCACCTTTTCCGGTCCGGTCGTCAACCTTGACCATCACGGCACGAATCTGCGGCAGGCCACGGCAGGTGTGGTCGATCCGGCCAAGCCTGCTGCTGCCATGATCGTGGCGGACGTGATCGATGCTCTGGGTGTGGAGTGGTCAGAGGCCATCGCTACTCCGCTGATGCTGGGCATGATCACCGATACCGGAAATTTCCGGTTCAACAGTGTGACTCCCGAGGCTTTTGAAACCGCTGCCCGTCTGCGCTCCCACGGCGCCCGCCTGGGATGGCTCAGTGACCAGCTGAGTCAGAACCCGAGAACCTATTACCTGCTGCTGCGTGAGGTGTTAGGAGGGCTGGAGTTCCTGCACGACGGCCGCGTGGTCCTGGCCAGGGTGGATGAGGAGATGCTCGCCCGCGCAGGAGCAAGCTGGGAAGAGGTCGAATCCTACGTGTCGATGCTGCGCAATGCCGAAGGTGCACAACTTGCAGTCATGATCAAGGACTATGGCCACCGGGTGAAGCTTTCCCTGCGTTCGCGGGGAAACGTCAGTGCACAGAACGTGGCCGTAGCCCTGGGCGGGGGCGGACATGTGCCGGCGGCAGGCGCCAGCATTGACGCACCCTACCCGGAGGCGCGTGCCCGACTGGACGCGGCTATCCTGGCGGAGCTGACCCGCAGCGCTGCTGAAGGCTGA
- a CDS encoding serine hydrolase: MKALVLTLALLGLSLTVGGCRKADLGSAHSPLVLERQVLPETPDLPKSAPLRGPDGCLNSAPAVTKAPPPPLHLSGRLGLWVAEVDPVTLAPVRAVATNPDRVFPLASTYKQAVLWAVLREFDAGRISPTERFDVTRQNQSLGGYPYDGTSLRDLSMRMIRFSDNTATDILHRRVGLDRVQAVADGLGLCHTRLILPTRDWWVAQVGLSETFNGTTRWASARGEDRLKLAMQIDRDAQAYRSDYLQRRLDDYFEQRYHPDDDLRVHNLSTPYELGTLLAHKFLKPGLSPRAQKWQHEVMASGYGRSALRVHHAGNVASFGGKGGNGWRILTYSGYFQTRDGRHVVYAFMQHGADQPYTMPLTKRAFAWINAGVDAVLSRQNSMMSKAAQD; encoded by the coding sequence GTGAAGGCTCTTGTTCTGACACTGGCTCTGCTGGGCCTGTCCCTGACTGTCGGTGGCTGCCGGAAGGCGGATCTCGGCTCGGCACACTCGCCGTTGGTGCTGGAACGCCAGGTCCTGCCTGAGACTCCTGATCTGCCCAAGTCCGCTCCGCTCCGTGGTCCTGACGGCTGTCTGAACAGCGCCCCGGCGGTCACCAAAGCTCCACCGCCGCCGTTGCACCTGAGTGGGCGACTTGGACTATGGGTTGCTGAGGTGGACCCGGTCACGCTGGCCCCGGTCAGGGCAGTGGCAACCAATCCCGACCGCGTGTTTCCGCTGGCCAGCACCTATAAGCAGGCGGTGCTCTGGGCGGTGCTGCGGGAATTCGACGCCGGCCGGATCTCACCGACCGAAAGGTTCGACGTGACCCGTCAGAACCAGAGCCTGGGAGGCTATCCCTACGACGGCACCAGCCTGCGCGATCTTTCCATGCGCATGATCCGCTTCAGTGACAACACCGCCACTGACATTCTTCACCGGCGGGTTGGTCTGGACAGGGTACAGGCTGTGGCTGACGGGTTGGGCCTGTGCCATACGCGCCTGATCCTGCCCACGCGTGACTGGTGGGTCGCGCAGGTCGGCCTGTCTGAAACCTTTAACGGCACAACGCGCTGGGCATCCGCCAGGGGTGAGGACCGCCTGAAGCTGGCCATGCAGATTGACCGGGACGCCCAGGCTTACCGCTCCGATTATCTCCAGCGGAGGCTCGACGATTATTTTGAGCAGCGGTATCACCCCGACGATGACCTGCGCGTGCACAATCTCAGCACGCCATACGAATTGGGAACCCTCCTGGCGCACAAGTTTCTCAAGCCCGGCCTTTCCCCACGCGCCCAGAAGTGGCAGCACGAAGTGATGGCCAGCGGTTATGGCCGTTCAGCGCTTCGAGTTCACCATGCTGGGAATGTCGCTTCCTTTGGAGGAAAGGGAGGAAATGGCTGGCGCATCCTGACCTACAGCGGCTATTTCCAGACCAGAGACGGACGTCACGTGGTCTACGCCTTTATGCAGCATGGAGCTGATCAGCCCTACACCATGCCGCTGACCAAGCGTGCTTTCGCCTGGATCAATGCGGGCGTGGACGCTGTCCTGAGCCGCCAGAATTCCATGATGAGCAAGGCAGCGCAGGACTGA
- a CDS encoding DegV family protein: MTIAIVTDSTSDLSPELLDHYGIVSVPLYVLFDGKMHKDGIDLTPEELFAGLRAGKKTPSTSQPSPAEFAEVYRRVLESAEQVLSIHISGQLSGTVGSARLAAQEFGDRVTVVDSGSVSMGLGLRALRAAELARQGHSVPDIVQTLERVARQADIRFTVGTLEFLKLNGRIGGAAALLGGMLNIKPVLVVRNGRVESGGRVRGHKKAIQDIVDYVRKYIDTHGGARVALMSTVEGEAFVEEVRAGLSGVRFDDLGNHKIGAVVGTHAGPGTVGAVMEPVTV; encoded by the coding sequence ATGACCATCGCCATCGTCACCGACTCCACCAGTGACCTCAGCCCGGAACTGCTGGATCACTACGGTATTGTCAGCGTGCCCCTGTATGTGCTGTTTGACGGCAAGATGCACAAGGACGGCATTGACCTGACTCCAGAGGAGTTGTTTGCCGGTCTTAGGGCGGGGAAAAAGACTCCAAGCACCAGTCAACCGAGTCCGGCTGAATTTGCTGAGGTGTACCGCCGGGTGCTCGAGTCGGCAGAGCAGGTGCTGAGTATCCATATCAGTGGCCAGCTTTCGGGCACGGTGGGCAGCGCACGCCTGGCGGCGCAGGAATTCGGAGACCGCGTCACGGTGGTGGACAGCGGTTCGGTCAGCATGGGTCTGGGTCTGCGTGCGCTGCGTGCTGCAGAACTGGCCCGTCAGGGACACAGCGTGCCGGACATTGTGCAGACCCTGGAGCGAGTGGCCCGTCAGGCTGATATCCGTTTCACCGTAGGTACGCTGGAATTTCTGAAGCTCAATGGCCGTATCGGGGGCGCCGCTGCACTGCTCGGCGGAATGCTGAACATCAAACCTGTGCTGGTGGTCCGTAATGGGCGGGTCGAGTCCGGCGGCCGGGTGCGCGGACACAAGAAGGCAATCCAGGACATCGTGGATTATGTGCGCAAGTACATCGACACCCACGGCGGCGCGCGCGTGGCGCTGATGTCCACTGTGGAGGGCGAGGCTTTTGTGGAAGAGGTCCGCGCAGGCCTCAGCGGGGTCAGGTTCGACGATCTGGGCAACCACAAGATCGGTGCGGTTGTCGGCACGCATGCCGGCCCTGGTACAGTCGGCGCTGTCATGGAACCAGTCACCGTCTGA